ATAAATTTCATTACGAAATATTGCATTTTATTAATCGAAAATCTATTGCTGTTTCTTAAGATATATATACAATATATCAATTTTAAAAACAATATCATTTTATAAAAAAGGAAATGTGCACAAAAAATATAATAATATTTTGAAAAATACTACCAAATTATGCAATTTGTACTTTGAATTAAATACAAAAAAAGCAAGAATTGATTATGAAAAAGCAATTATTGTATAGAGAATAAAACAAGTAAGAAATAAGATAAGATTGTCAAATAAATCAATTCACACAGTCAGAATATCTGACAGGTGAAAGAAGGGGGTTACATATGAAGTTAAAAAAAGTTTTAGCAACAGGTCTTTCCTTATTGATGGCAATGGGAACGATAGCAGGTTGTGGAGTATCTACTGATACCGGGGTAAACACAAATGCTTCGTCTGAATCAGGAGTTGCAGCTGCTGAAAAAACAGACCAGAAAGAGGAGAGCACTACAAAAACAGACGGGGATGTAGAAGAGATTACCTGGATGTTCTGGGATGACATGGAGGCAACGGAAGATCTTATCACATTGGGTTATAAAGATGTCATCGACAGATTCAACAAAGATTATGAGGGGGTTTATCACTGTAATGTGATCACAACAAATCTGGAAGAATACTATACAAAATTAAATGCATTAGTTGCTTCCAATCAGACACCGGATGTATTTATTGTTTCACCTGGACCAAATCTTACAGATTATGTGGAGCCGGGGGTTGCGGCTGATCTTACAGATTATTTGCATGAAGACGGATGGTACGATACGTTTAACGGTGGTGTATTTGATAAACAGACTTATGACGGAAAAATTTACGCAGTACCTACCAATCTTGCAGCAGCGTGTGTATTTTATAACACAGAAATGTTTGCAGATGCCGGTGTAGATGTTCCGGAAACATACGATGATCTTCTTGCAGCATGTGAGACACTTCAGTCAAAAGGTTATACTCCGATTACGATCAGTGCAGGAACAGCATGGTGTTTATCAATGTTGTGCGGATATCTCTGCGACAGAGAAAATGCAGATCTTGATGCAATTGCAGCAGGTAATGCAAGCTGGCTTGATCAGCCGTTCCAGGATGCAGCAAATAAAATGCTTGAGTTATCAAAATATTTCCAGCCAACAGCAGCAGGAGATACAAATGATGTTGCAACTGCAAACTTTTATAATGGTGAGGCTGCGATCTTAATTCAGGGTTCCTGGGCAATCGCACAGATCAATGGTTCCAATCCTGATTTTGAAGAAAAATGCGGTGTATTCCAGTTCCCGGCCATTGAAGGCGGTAACGATCCAAACCGTATCATTGCAAAAACAGACAGCCTTGCAATGAGCTCTACTACGGAGCATCCGGATGCATGTATTGCATTAATGAAATATTTTACTGATGAGACTGCACAGAAATATACAGCAGAGATCGGTGGAAAGATTCCGGTTACCAATGTTGATATTAATTATGATAAAGCTCCAAAGCAGTTAAAGTATGTGATGGATATCTTTGCAAAAGCAACCGGAACATTTGGATTCTATAATGAATCACTTGCTTCCACAGAAGCCGGTTCAACATTTGATGATGCAATGGTTTCTATTTATCTTGGAAACAATTCAGTAGAAGATGGATTACAGATCATTGAAGATTTTTATAAGGAAAATGTCTGGAATAAATAATGTATAGCTGAAGTACCTGAACACGGGATCTGTTATGGATCCCGTGTTCACAAATAGAATGAATGTGTTGATGGGGGAAATTTTATGGATAAACTATTACGGGATAAAAAAGCCATCTGTCTGTTTCTTGCACCGGGAATAATTCTCTTTACCCTGGTATTATTTATACCAATCTGCCAGTCGATTTATTATTCTCTCTGTGATTGGGATGCGTTATCGAAACCCGAATTTATCGGATTTGGAAATTATATTAAATTGTTTACGAAAGATACAACCATGCAGATCGCATTGAAAAATTCAATATTTTTTATGATTTTTTCCGTAGTATCACAACTTGTTGTTGGTCTTTTTTTAGCAGCATTACTTACGAATATAAAAAAAGGAAGAAACCTTTTTAAGAATATATATTATCTGCCATGTGTACTTTCATCAGCAGCACTCGGACTGTTATGGATGTTTATTTTTACACCAAAACTTGGTATCAATCAGGTTCTTGCAACATGGGGAATAGAAGGACCACTCTGGCTGATGGATGTCAGCGGATATATTACACTTCCGATGAAAGTGATCGCATTTGTTGCATTGTGGCAGTATGTAGGACAATCTATGATGCTTTATATGGCACAGATATCAGGAATCGATAAATCACTTTATGAAGCTGCCTATATCGACGGAGCAACTAAAACAAAAGCTTTCTGGTATGTTACCATGCCATTGATCCGTCCAATGATGGCGATTGCAATGTCCTTAAACTGTATTGGCGCATTAAAATTCTTTGATCTGATCTT
The Roseburia rectibacter DNA segment above includes these coding regions:
- a CDS encoding ABC transporter substrate-binding protein, yielding MKLKKVLATGLSLLMAMGTIAGCGVSTDTGVNTNASSESGVAAAEKTDQKEESTTKTDGDVEEITWMFWDDMEATEDLITLGYKDVIDRFNKDYEGVYHCNVITTNLEEYYTKLNALVASNQTPDVFIVSPGPNLTDYVEPGVAADLTDYLHEDGWYDTFNGGVFDKQTYDGKIYAVPTNLAAACVFYNTEMFADAGVDVPETYDDLLAACETLQSKGYTPITISAGTAWCLSMLCGYLCDRENADLDAIAAGNASWLDQPFQDAANKMLELSKYFQPTAAGDTNDVATANFYNGEAAILIQGSWAIAQINGSNPDFEEKCGVFQFPAIEGGNDPNRIIAKTDSLAMSSTTEHPDACIALMKYFTDETAQKYTAEIGGKIPVTNVDINYDKAPKQLKYVMDIFAKATGTFGFYNESLASTEAGSTFDDAMVSIYLGNNSVEDGLQIIEDFYKENVWNK
- a CDS encoding carbohydrate ABC transporter permease, producing the protein MDKLLRDKKAICLFLAPGIILFTLVLFIPICQSIYYSLCDWDALSKPEFIGFGNYIKLFTKDTTMQIALKNSIFFMIFSVVSQLVVGLFLAALLTNIKKGRNLFKNIYYLPCVLSSAALGLLWMFIFTPKLGINQVLATWGIEGPLWLMDVSGYITLPMKVIAFVALWQYVGQSMMLYMAQISGIDKSLYEAAYIDGATKTKAFWYVTMPLIRPMMAIAMSLNCIGALKFFDLIFNMTEAGPNHQTEVLATHLYTQGFKYFKYGYASAIGVVLLILCLLVTFFINKFVKVENYEM